In a single window of the Flavobacterium sp. W4I14 genome:
- a CDS encoding oligogalacturonide lyase (product_source=KO:K01730; ko=KO:K01730; superfamily=69304; transmembrane_helix_parts=Inside_1_6,TMhelix_7_29,Outside_30_453) — protein MKYTTRSFLITVFTCILVFNHHAGYAQIGKRFPSERKVVKDPVTGVLLTFLTSRPAGDSKIYQTHNQWTADGQWLIFRSGRVKGEAMAVNEQTGDLVQVTEGGYTGMLNVARKSMKLYFMRNIDSSKRVGGAVKIIEVDLAKVFADSKSGKMKPVLAYERVCGTTPEEIGAGGDMALDGDEDWAYFRVGKAEAAKHLAAGIKLEPNFGPRKMGAGPSGIAGMNIHTGEIKYVVSVPFQIGHIQTNPWLAGEIVFCWETGGKSPQRTWTVLADGTGLRPLYPEANYEWVTHEAIISRDEVAMAIMGHRPIPGAGAVSAPKTEVNGANPGQENAWGPSGTREKPTGLAIVNLRTREMRIEGQTPTGSGLWHVSGSPDGKWAVGDDFSRSIYLINRTTHEMKLLSAGHKQTAADHPHPTMSPDGKKIEIQSAMLSEDNRSMNICVISIPEGWMDIK, from the coding sequence ATGAAATATACAACCCGTTCATTTCTTATTACCGTTTTTACCTGCATCTTAGTATTTAACCATCACGCTGGCTACGCACAGATAGGTAAACGTTTTCCTTCAGAAAGAAAAGTTGTTAAAGATCCCGTTACGGGTGTTTTACTTACTTTTCTAACCAGTAGGCCTGCAGGAGATTCGAAGATTTATCAGACACATAACCAGTGGACTGCCGACGGACAATGGTTGATATTCCGATCGGGCAGGGTTAAAGGGGAAGCAATGGCGGTAAACGAGCAAACAGGAGATCTTGTTCAGGTTACCGAAGGTGGCTACACCGGCATGTTGAATGTGGCCAGAAAATCGATGAAACTATATTTTATGCGGAATATTGATTCAAGCAAGCGCGTAGGAGGTGCAGTAAAAATTATAGAGGTAGATCTGGCTAAAGTATTTGCCGATAGTAAATCTGGTAAAATGAAACCTGTATTGGCTTATGAGCGTGTTTGTGGAACTACCCCCGAAGAAATTGGTGCTGGTGGCGATATGGCGCTTGATGGCGACGAAGACTGGGCTTATTTCAGGGTGGGTAAAGCAGAAGCGGCTAAACATCTTGCAGCAGGAATTAAGCTGGAACCAAATTTTGGGCCACGGAAAATGGGTGCTGGCCCTTCAGGTATTGCAGGGATGAATATCCATACCGGCGAAATCAAATATGTAGTTTCGGTTCCTTTTCAGATAGGGCACATACAGACCAATCCCTGGCTGGCCGGCGAAATTGTTTTTTGCTGGGAAACCGGGGGAAAATCGCCACAGCGAACCTGGACCGTGTTGGCTGATGGAACAGGCTTACGCCCACTATATCCAGAGGCCAATTATGAATGGGTTACCCACGAAGCCATCATTTCGCGTGATGAGGTAGCCATGGCCATTATGGGGCACAGACCCATACCTGGAGCTGGTGCTGTATCTGCCCCAAAAACTGAGGTGAACGGTGCCAATCCCGGGCAAGAAAATGCCTGGGGACCATCGGGCACCCGTGAGAAACCCACCGGACTGGCTATTGTAAATTTAAGAACAAGGGAAATGAGAATTGAAGGACAAACGCCAACTGGTAGCGGGCTTTGGCATGTAAGCGGTTCTCCAGACGGAAAGTGGGCTGTAGGCGACGATTTTTCGAGAAGCATTTATCTGATTAATAGGACAACACATGAAATGAAACTGCTCTCGGCAGGTCATAAGCAAACAGCTGCAGATCATCCGCATCCTACCATGAGCCCTGATGGTAAAAAAATCGAAATTCAATCAGCGATGTTATCTGAAGACAACCGATCGATGAATATCTGTGTGATTTCTATCCCAGAAGGATGGATGGATATTAAATAG
- a CDS encoding hypothetical protein (product_source=Hypo-rule applied; cleavage_site_network=SignalP-noTM; ko=KO:K21572; pfam=PF07980,PF14322; superfamily=48452) encodes MKNILYSTCLIMVLVMSSSCNKWLDLQPRDGITRQEFWKTKEDVLAAVSGCYTSLLAPPPGIGDKSLLEYMFMYGELRADMIAGGPSITTEETDIINVNITQDNTTARWAAFYRTINYCNTVLDFAPGVKATDPTFTDAALNGYVAEALTLRSLMYFYLLRTFRDVPLKLTATVKDTDLQDLPKTKQADILKQIVADLKKAEQGAVTTYGSTRFDKGRVTKFTVNALLADVYLWMEDYPNCITECNKIISSQRFALVGAGSGWYNNVFFKGSSIETIFEFDQAIENPFFTLLVTPRRRFIGSPFLSTEIFIPDDVDPDNNYDIRPDSYYNSAFTIQKYGTENPSYVKWQAYRYSDIMMIKAEALALTGGGVEALALVDELRLRRNAVNATKATVDPSETEALCDYILAERAREFAFEGKRWFDLLRHAKRNNYSRIDILLDLAAKTVSPTLQQSAITKFRDPNSHYLPIYQSELFTDPNLVQNPFYTK; translated from the coding sequence ATGAAAAATATTTTATATAGCACTTGTTTGATCATGGTGCTGGTGATGAGCAGCTCTTGTAACAAATGGCTCGATCTTCAACCTAGAGATGGAATTACCAGACAGGAATTCTGGAAAACGAAAGAAGATGTTTTAGCAGCAGTTTCTGGTTGTTACACCTCTTTACTGGCACCTCCTCCCGGTATTGGTGATAAATCTTTATTGGAGTACATGTTTATGTATGGTGAGCTTAGGGCCGATATGATTGCAGGCGGGCCTAGTATTACAACAGAAGAAACGGATATTATTAATGTAAATATTACCCAGGATAATACAACAGCAAGATGGGCAGCATTTTACCGTACCATTAATTATTGCAATACGGTGCTCGATTTTGCGCCTGGCGTTAAAGCTACCGATCCCACTTTTACCGATGCCGCATTGAATGGTTATGTGGCCGAAGCGCTTACCCTAAGAAGCCTCATGTATTTTTACCTGTTGCGTACCTTTAGAGATGTTCCATTAAAATTAACCGCCACCGTAAAGGATACGGATTTACAGGATCTGCCGAAAACCAAACAGGCCGATATTTTAAAACAGATTGTTGCCGACTTAAAAAAAGCAGAACAAGGAGCGGTTACCACTTATGGTAGCACAAGATTTGATAAGGGCAGGGTAACCAAATTTACCGTAAATGCTTTGCTAGCCGATGTGTACCTGTGGATGGAAGATTATCCAAACTGTATTACCGAGTGTAATAAAATCATCAGTTCGCAAAGATTCGCCCTGGTTGGTGCAGGTTCTGGCTGGTATAATAATGTGTTTTTTAAAGGTTCATCAATCGAAACCATATTCGAATTTGACCAGGCAATTGAAAATCCGTTTTTTACTTTATTGGTAACTCCCAGACGGCGTTTTATCGGTTCTCCGTTTTTGAGTACCGAAATCTTTATTCCAGATGACGTTGATCCGGATAATAACTATGATATCAGACCCGACTCTTATTATAATTCGGCTTTTACCATTCAAAAATATGGCACGGAAAATCCTTCTTACGTAAAATGGCAGGCATACCGCTATTCAGATATCATGATGATTAAAGCCGAAGCTTTGGCCTTAACCGGAGGTGGTGTAGAAGCTTTGGCATTGGTTGATGAACTGCGATTAAGACGTAATGCTGTAAATGCGACGAAAGCGACTGTAGACCCCTCAGAAACTGAAGCTTTATGCGATTATATTTTGGCCGAACGTGCCAGAGAATTTGCTTTTGAAGGCAAAAGATGGTTCGATCTTTTACGCCACGCCAAACGCAATAACTACAGCCGTATTGATATTTTGTTAGATCTTGCAGCCAAAACAGTGTCGCCTACGCTTCAACAATCGGCCATTACCAAATTTAGAGATCCCAATAGCCATTACTTGCCGATTTATCAAAGTGAGTTATTTACAGATCCTAATCTCGTACAAAATCCATTTTACACTAAATAG
- a CDS encoding TonB-linked SusC/RagA family outer membrane protein (product_source=TIGR04056; cath_funfam=2.170.130.10,2.60.40.1120,3.30.2160.10; cleavage_site_network=SignalP-noTM; pfam=PF00593,PF07715,PF13715; superfamily=49464,56935; tigrfam=TIGR04056; transmembrane_helix_parts=Inside_1_6,TMhelix_7_29,Outside_30_1093) — MTKRYNYSFFILLCCLLVSSLTYAQQINYVKGKVIDKKDKQPIIGASVVIVDKDKRVIKGVSTDIDGNYSLPVADKTYRISVSYIGYRSSAPVNIDKAVINFQLEPSENQMDEVQIVSRAKTNNGSGMTIDKRDQTSATVTIDAKELEDLQSASIDQALQGRMAGVDITASTGDPGAPMQIRIRGTSSINGATDPLIVLDGMPYDITIPSDFNFATSDENNYGQLLNIAPSDIKEISVLKDAAATAVWGSRAANGVLIITTKRGSIGPPAISYNFKGSYSKQPSPIPMLDGNQYSSLVLEEYYNAGRQFSTSEFAKQFQYDPNDPYNYYNYSNNTDWLSAITRIGYLQDHNLSISGGGEKARYRASVNYFNQTGTTIGTDLNRVSARVNLDYMVSNKIRFSSDISYTHIDQNGLFTQTVRDVAYTKMPNQSIYEYDEYGNLTSNYFSPAATAQGSFFYDANNKKEKVSGTFNPLAMAAAGSNHQLGERITPKFSLQYEILPSVLRLNGSFMVNINNTKVKTFLPQIATGRPYTESVVNMASDADGDSFTMNTSMTLAYTPKLNDRHDIIGFLRFDSEDSRRTGQYLFSTNTASSYLSDPSVDSRTNYTGSASSSLGQTRSVGLLANVQYKFLDRYIINGSIRGDGNSRFGAANRYGIFPSVSGRWRISGEPFMKKANKYVDDFSLRASYGKSGNVPRNDYSYFNIYQNYGFSYLDNAGVYSTNMELTNLRWETVTQSNLGITLNLFKNLNLDFDLYRKRTTDLFYPGLQVASYNGYGGVDMNVGTMDNQGWEVNLNATVIKKKKIRLDLSFNIAHNENVIREVSPLYPRENKGRVTSNNVYKVFVQENNPFGSFYGFKFKGVYPDKNATVALDENGNQIVGPNGDKIYMRFAYPSIDYVFQPGDAMYEDINHDGNIDYKDIVYLGNGNPKLTGGFGSNLTINGNLRLGFNFTFRTGYDIINGTKINTTNMYGFNNQSTAVLRRWKKEGDVTDIPRAMYGTGYNFLGSDRYIEDGSFLRLSSVVLKYDFGKTFMKRLGMKSLTTNLTVQNILTFTKYTGQDPEVPIKLNGSNTVIDNSTTPPIKTITFGLTANF, encoded by the coding sequence ATGACTAAAAGATATAATTATAGTTTTTTTATTTTACTATGCTGTTTGTTGGTATCGTCCCTAACCTATGCACAACAAATTAATTATGTAAAGGGTAAGGTAATTGATAAAAAAGATAAGCAGCCTATTATTGGTGCATCTGTTGTAATTGTTGATAAAGATAAAAGGGTAATTAAGGGTGTTTCGACCGATATTGATGGAAACTATTCTTTGCCGGTAGCAGATAAAACCTATAGGATATCGGTTTCATACATCGGATATAGGTCTTCAGCACCCGTAAATATCGATAAGGCAGTAATAAATTTCCAGTTAGAACCTTCTGAAAATCAGATGGATGAAGTTCAGATTGTTTCGAGAGCCAAAACGAACAATGGAAGTGGAATGACGATCGATAAACGCGATCAGACTTCGGCTACGGTTACCATTGATGCCAAAGAACTCGAAGACCTCCAATCGGCATCAATCGATCAGGCTTTGCAAGGCCGCATGGCAGGGGTTGATATTACCGCCAGTACAGGTGATCCGGGTGCGCCGATGCAGATCCGTATCCGCGGTACATCGTCCATTAACGGAGCTACCGATCCGTTAATTGTATTGGATGGTATGCCTTACGATATTACCATCCCTTCTGATTTTAACTTTGCCACCTCTGATGAGAACAATTATGGTCAGTTATTAAATATTGCCCCATCTGATATTAAAGAAATCAGTGTGCTAAAAGATGCTGCGGCTACAGCCGTTTGGGGGTCGAGGGCAGCAAACGGAGTATTGATCATTACCACAAAAAGAGGTTCAATTGGTCCGCCAGCTATTTCCTATAACTTTAAAGGTTCGTATTCTAAACAGCCAAGTCCGATCCCGATGTTGGATGGTAACCAGTATTCATCACTTGTTTTGGAAGAATATTATAATGCGGGCCGTCAGTTTTCTACTTCAGAATTTGCAAAGCAATTTCAATATGATCCGAACGATCCTTATAATTATTATAACTACAGCAACAATACCGATTGGCTATCAGCAATTACCAGGATAGGTTACCTTCAAGATCATAACCTATCTATTTCTGGTGGTGGTGAAAAAGCCAGATACCGCGCTTCTGTAAATTATTTTAACCAAACAGGTACTACCATTGGCACCGATTTAAACCGTGTTTCGGCAAGGGTGAATTTAGATTATATGGTGTCGAACAAGATCAGGTTTAGTTCTGATATTTCATACACGCACATCGATCAGAATGGGCTTTTTACGCAGACTGTTAGAGATGTAGCCTACACTAAAATGCCGAATCAAAGTATTTACGAATATGACGAATACGGTAATTTAACCTCCAATTATTTTAGCCCGGCGGCAACCGCACAAGGTTCATTCTTCTATGACGCCAATAACAAAAAGGAAAAGGTAAGCGGAACTTTTAATCCATTGGCTATGGCTGCTGCAGGCAGTAACCACCAATTAGGTGAACGGATTACACCAAAATTTAGTTTACAGTATGAGATTTTGCCAAGCGTACTGCGTTTAAACGGAAGTTTTATGGTAAATATTAATAACACCAAGGTAAAAACTTTTCTTCCACAAATTGCAACAGGCCGTCCTTATACCGAATCGGTAGTCAATATGGCTTCAGATGCAGATGGCGATTCATTCACCATGAACACCAGTATGACATTGGCTTATACACCTAAACTGAACGATAGGCACGACATTATAGGTTTTTTACGCTTTGATAGTGAAGATAGCCGCAGAACCGGGCAGTACTTGTTTTCTACCAATACGGCATCATCGTATTTATCCGACCCTTCTGTTGATAGCCGTACCAATTACACAGGTTCTGCATCATCATCACTAGGACAAACCAGGTCAGTTGGTTTATTGGCTAATGTTCAATACAAATTTTTAGACCGTTACATCATTAATGGTAGCATCAGGGGCGATGGTAATTCCAGGTTCGGTGCTGCTAACCGATATGGCATTTTTCCTTCAGTTTCTGGCCGTTGGCGGATATCTGGCGAACCTTTTATGAAGAAGGCCAATAAATATGTAGATGATTTTAGTTTAAGGGCCAGCTATGGTAAAAGCGGTAATGTGCCACGTAACGATTATTCTTATTTCAATATTTACCAAAATTATGGTTTTAGTTATTTGGATAATGCCGGGGTATATTCTACCAATATGGAATTAACCAATTTAAGGTGGGAAACTGTTACTCAATCCAACCTTGGTATTACTTTAAACCTCTTTAAAAATTTAAACCTCGATTTTGATTTATACCGTAAACGTACAACCGATCTGTTTTATCCAGGCTTACAAGTGGCAAGTTATAACGGTTATGGAGGGGTTGATATGAATGTGGGCACTATGGATAACCAGGGATGGGAAGTAAACCTGAACGCTACTGTGATCAAGAAGAAAAAGATAAGATTAGATCTTTCTTTCAATATCGCGCACAATGAAAACGTAATCCGTGAGGTTTCGCCGCTATACCCTAGAGAAAACAAAGGTAGGGTAACCAGCAATAATGTGTACAAAGTTTTTGTACAGGAAAATAATCCTTTTGGGTCGTTTTATGGCTTCAAATTTAAAGGGGTATATCCTGATAAAAACGCAACAGTTGCATTGGATGAGAATGGAAACCAGATTGTTGGGCCGAACGGCGATAAAATTTACATGCGTTTTGCTTATCCATCTATTGACTATGTTTTCCAGCCGGGCGATGCCATGTATGAAGACATTAACCATGATGGGAACATCGATTATAAAGATATTGTGTACCTGGGTAATGGTAACCCGAAACTAACAGGAGGATTTGGATCTAACCTAACCATCAACGGAAACCTTCGCCTAGGTTTTAACTTTACTTTTCGTACCGGATACGATATTATTAACGGTACTAAGATTAACACCACCAATATGTATGGTTTTAATAATCAAAGTACAGCGGTATTGCGCCGGTGGAAAAAAGAGGGTGATGTTACCGATATACCAAGAGCCATGTATGGTACGGGCTATAACTTTTTAGGCTCAGACCGATACATTGAAGATGGATCATTTTTAAGATTAAGCTCGGTGGTGTTAAAGTACGATTTTGGCAAAACCTTTATGAAGAGATTGGGTATGAAATCGCTTACCACCAATCTTACCGTTCAGAATATCTTAACATTTACCAAATATACTGGTCAGGACCCTGAAGTGCCAATTAAGTTAAATGGGTCGAACACGGTGATAGATAATTCTACCACGCCGCCAATTAAGACAATTACTTTCGGTTTAACTGCTAACTTTTAA
- a CDS encoding putative surface protein with fasciclin (FAS1) repeats (product_source=COG2335; cath_funfam=2.30.180.10; cog=COG2335; pfam=PF02469; smart=SM00554; superfamily=82153), which yields MSKILQKFLIVNLAVIFILSACRKKEFDEFYGRPETLADPIYQQLQAKGNFTRFLDCIDKSGYKETLSKSGSWTVFAPTDAAFTTYMTENNLTEINATLASAIVRYSMTYDGEKVERLSDNLTAKGFVKNVGFRRRTVYYDFVYDGVDNDGKAIKIIAGNRNGTYLPTDFNNKNLPYFLSPFVTFAGISALDYNYFYPNTEYTGKNVGPGKIIEQDIVAENGVIHIVDKVLTPPQSIDQYIGTKTQYGAFKSLLDKYVSYNVNTDITHRYQVLTGKSDNVYVKNYSVLLGFSPNNENYLKDDANDAQIGMYTIFAPTDEAVEAYAKVLLKYYAKNRLQPGNYKAQLNELFSLRSDIIRDFINSHLYRTTVWPTKFNTVNSFLGEVTKLTSANVVDKQFLSNGLFYGVNAAQNANVFSTVYGKVNLDPTYYIMKQALDVLGYAIPIKTASLKYIVIPIPDATLLSLGFSYDPFYPSSPIRGDLNILRRLLQTHIIPLGDRAVPNFATTAGILETSGGEYIKYNNGFFSSAGTEDLPAVADKNIKIDSVATAVNGADAYAAKVLMYTVLPVSKHIEKYGTLTTDPYYSFFQYLKNNVTLYTAATGAIQGVTDGSAYTVFIPTNAAIQAAVTAGLLPKLANGTPNYAPTDAADISRVAKFIQYHIIKSTVASDGQKTGSFESLLKNDSGDAAKVTVFTNTTNTLTLRDVTNTAVNVLLGTTDRSNVLSNRTVIHQINSYLKYQF from the coding sequence ATGAGTAAAATTTTACAAAAATTTTTAATCGTTAATTTGGCGGTTATATTCATTCTAAGCGCTTGCCGGAAAAAAGAATTTGATGAGTTCTATGGCCGTCCTGAAACATTAGCCGATCCAATTTATCAACAACTTCAGGCCAAAGGGAATTTTACCAGATTTTTAGATTGTATAGATAAATCGGGCTATAAAGAAACCTTAAGCAAATCAGGTTCGTGGACGGTTTTTGCACCAACAGATGCGGCTTTTACCACCTACATGACCGAAAACAACTTAACCGAGATAAATGCAACGCTCGCTTCGGCAATTGTACGTTATTCAATGACCTATGATGGGGAAAAAGTAGAGCGTTTAAGCGATAATTTAACTGCAAAAGGTTTCGTTAAAAATGTTGGTTTTAGGCGACGTACCGTTTATTACGATTTTGTTTACGACGGCGTAGATAATGATGGTAAAGCGATAAAGATAATTGCAGGTAACCGAAACGGAACTTATTTACCAACCGATTTTAACAATAAAAACCTGCCCTATTTTCTTAGCCCCTTTGTCACTTTTGCGGGCATTAGTGCTTTAGACTATAATTATTTTTATCCCAATACCGAGTATACCGGAAAAAATGTAGGCCCTGGAAAAATTATCGAGCAAGATATTGTAGCCGAAAATGGCGTAATCCACATCGTAGATAAGGTGCTTACACCGCCACAAAGCATCGATCAATATATTGGTACTAAAACACAGTACGGTGCCTTCAAATCCCTTTTGGATAAATACGTAAGCTATAATGTGAATACTGACATTACCCACCGTTATCAGGTGTTAACGGGTAAAAGTGATAATGTTTACGTTAAAAACTATAGCGTATTACTTGGTTTTTCGCCCAATAACGAAAATTACCTAAAAGATGATGCCAACGATGCACAGATTGGTATGTATACCATTTTTGCACCAACTGATGAGGCCGTTGAGGCGTATGCAAAGGTGCTGTTAAAATATTATGCAAAAAACAGGTTACAACCCGGGAATTATAAAGCACAGCTGAACGAACTGTTTTCTTTAAGGTCCGATATCATCAGGGATTTTATCAACTCCCACTTATACAGAACTACAGTATGGCCAACCAAGTTTAATACGGTTAACAGCTTTTTGGGCGAAGTCACTAAACTTACATCTGCAAACGTGGTAGACAAACAGTTTTTAAGCAATGGATTGTTTTATGGCGTAAACGCTGCCCAAAATGCCAATGTATTTTCAACAGTTTATGGGAAAGTAAATTTAGATCCTACTTATTACATTATGAAACAGGCACTTGATGTATTGGGTTATGCTATCCCGATTAAAACGGCCTCATTAAAATACATCGTTATTCCAATTCCCGATGCCACCTTGCTAAGTTTAGGGTTCTCATACGACCCCTTTTATCCTTCGTCGCCAATCAGGGGCGATCTCAATATTTTAAGGCGATTGTTGCAAACACACATTATTCCACTGGGCGACCGTGCTGTTCCAAATTTTGCCACAACAGCTGGTATTTTAGAAACTTCTGGTGGTGAATACATTAAGTACAACAACGGGTTTTTCTCTTCAGCAGGTACAGAAGATCTGCCAGCAGTTGCTGATAAAAATATTAAGATCGATTCGGTTGCCACGGCTGTTAATGGAGCTGATGCCTACGCTGCAAAAGTGCTGATGTATACTGTACTTCCGGTAAGCAAGCATATCGAAAAATATGGTACGCTAACAACCGATCCTTATTATTCTTTCTTTCAGTATCTTAAAAATAACGTTACGCTTTATACGGCTGCCACAGGTGCAATTCAAGGGGTTACCGATGGAAGCGCTTACACCGTTTTTATCCCTACAAATGCGGCTATACAAGCTGCGGTAACCGCTGGGTTATTGCCAAAATTAGCCAATGGAACGCCAAACTATGCGCCAACAGATGCCGCAGACATTAGCAGGGTAGCCAAATTTATCCAATACCATATTATTAAAAGCACAGTAGCAAGCGACGGACAGAAAACAGGTTCTTTTGAAAGTTTGCTTAAAAACGATTCCGGAGATGCTGCCAAGGTTACTGTATTTACCAATACAACCAATACACTCACACTAAGAGATGTAACCAATACTGCTGTGAATGTTTTGCTGGGTACAACCGATAGAAGCAATGTGTTATCTAACAGAACGGTGATTCACCAAATCAATTCTTATTTAAAATATCAATTCTAA
- a CDS encoding putative surface protein with fasciclin (FAS1) repeats (product_source=COG2335; cath_funfam=2.30.180.10; cog=COG2335; pfam=PF02469; smart=SM00554; superfamily=82153; transmembrane_helix_parts=Inside_1_8,TMhelix_9_26,Outside_27_605), which yields MKVKLDSRNITYLVILSAFIIFVINACKRESLTLSTTDDVNITGFLEKNPEKFSLFTQILERSGTKGYLAAYGKYTMFTPDNNAVNDWLKSLNKTAVDQLSAAELKDVVRFHVLPDTLATGKFTDGKLTQITLYGQYLQTGVTFKDGVSSFIINKQALITQSNVRVGNGIIHVIDHVLIPSTKTLASTIEGNNRYSIFTQALKETGFYDSLNYVQAVIPDTTRRFQTVILESDSAIQAAGFSNYAALKAKLSKTGNPKSHTDSLWMYVAYHISTGASYTPDIVSSPSLATLVPSEIITTKLVGTKILLNDDEFNGVIEPGVEVNRTFSNVTTSNGVLHESKGFYKIKPRVPTGVFFDIGDQPELKLLAAWRAPGQTIQLLQNGKLITAGIRLDAYRSNTIGPVYAVSSTPIGASDGRSYANRDVIQFNPTTSNTARSIWMEIRTPMLVKGKYKVWICYTYNVSGPLTQVGVDVGTTQEQLLPNLVDFAQTLGSSGVPTANAALPSADGLMLTNGFKRYMATTADVNQDGVRGIQPISVNNQWSVMVGKLAGVVDIKTTDRHWVRFTTLRGNGSGIMNMDMIHFIPIDDDQNYPRFSPSGLIYKRP from the coding sequence ATGAAAGTGAAATTAGACAGCCGCAACATTACCTATTTGGTTATACTCAGTGCATTTATAATCTTCGTGATTAATGCCTGTAAAAGAGAAAGTTTAACATTAAGTACTACTGATGATGTAAACATTACCGGATTTTTGGAGAAAAATCCAGAAAAATTTTCTCTTTTTACCCAAATCTTAGAGCGATCGGGTACAAAAGGTTATTTAGCCGCATATGGTAAATACACCATGTTTACTCCTGATAATAATGCAGTTAACGATTGGTTGAAAAGTTTAAATAAAACAGCAGTCGACCAATTATCAGCTGCAGAACTAAAAGACGTTGTTCGTTTCCACGTTTTGCCAGATACCCTTGCTACGGGCAAGTTTACCGATGGTAAGTTAACCCAGATCACCCTTTATGGTCAGTATTTGCAAACTGGTGTTACTTTCAAAGATGGTGTAAGTAGTTTTATCATCAACAAACAGGCGCTCATTACCCAGTCGAATGTTCGGGTTGGGAATGGTATTATCCATGTTATCGATCATGTTTTAATACCATCAACCAAAACGCTGGCTTCAACTATCGAAGGCAATAACAGGTATAGCATCTTTACCCAGGCCTTAAAAGAAACTGGTTTTTACGACTCATTAAATTATGTACAAGCCGTAATTCCTGATACTACACGTCGTTTCCAGACGGTAATTTTAGAATCTGATTCGGCAATACAAGCTGCTGGTTTTAGTAATTACGCGGCCTTAAAAGCCAAACTGTCTAAAACCGGTAATCCCAAAAGCCATACCGATAGTTTATGGATGTATGTGGCATACCATATTTCAACAGGAGCAAGTTATACGCCTGATATTGTTTCTTCACCTTCATTAGCAACATTGGTACCGAGTGAAATTATAACCACAAAATTAGTTGGAACAAAAATCTTATTAAATGACGATGAGTTTAATGGTGTGATTGAGCCCGGAGTAGAAGTAAATAGAACTTTTAGTAATGTTACTACTTCTAACGGGGTTTTACACGAATCGAAAGGTTTTTACAAAATTAAACCAAGGGTGCCTACGGGTGTTTTCTTCGATATAGGCGATCAGCCAGAATTAAAATTATTAGCGGCCTGGCGGGCCCCTGGACAAACCATTCAGCTTTTACAAAACGGAAAATTGATTACAGCAGGTATCAGGCTTGATGCTTACAGATCAAATACAATTGGCCCTGTTTATGCCGTGTCCTCAACACCAATTGGTGCATCTGATGGCAGGAGTTATGCCAACAGGGATGTAATTCAGTTTAACCCAACCACAAGTAATACTGCACGTTCTATCTGGATGGAAATCAGAACCCCAATGCTGGTAAAAGGTAAATACAAAGTGTGGATCTGTTATACCTACAACGTCTCCGGACCGCTTACGCAGGTTGGGGTAGATGTGGGCACAACACAAGAGCAATTATTGCCGAATTTGGTCGATTTTGCGCAAACATTAGGTAGTTCTGGTGTGCCTACCGCCAATGCTGCCTTGCCTTCTGCAGATGGATTAATGTTAACCAACGGCTTTAAACGCTATATGGCTACCACTGCAGACGTTAATCAGGATGGTGTAAGAGGCATACAGCCCATATCAGTTAATAACCAATGGTCGGTTATGGTCGGGAAATTGGCTGGTGTAGTCGATATCAAAACGACTGATAGACATTGGGTTAGGTTTACTACACTACGTGGCAATGGATCCGGAATTATGAATATGGATATGATTCACTTTATTCCGATTGATGATGATCAGAACTATCCAAGATTTAGTCCGTCGGGCCTGATTTATAAACGCCCATAA